Proteins encoded within one genomic window of Festucalex cinctus isolate MCC-2025b chromosome 18, RoL_Fcin_1.0, whole genome shotgun sequence:
- the kif20a gene encoding kinesin-like protein KIF20A, which yields MAFSLSTTCASPLDEGEDMAVFESTAADYRGFDVPRLPELSVISPGLDTRPSTTETKLPSKPAVVRQESGDKGETERVKVFLRIRPLTEVERERGEEQECVDVQDEATLLLKAPKCSQNMKMAERGISQSMHKFTFSKICGPETTQQAFYECTMKEMVKNVLQGENRLLYTYGVTNSGKTYTVQGTGRDAGLLPRALVSLFRKLQGRLYEGMDLKPVLYQDVRHLEPSEVRVEEIRRNSLLKEDENPSSYRGANTTTWDSGIGGLSATSRIATQLEACDSVCLEPDSLSNSGGDDLEKGLQFSIWVSFYEIYNEFLYDLLDAAPSLQPRKRITLRLSDDKHGNPYVKDLTWVQICSAEEAWKILRAGHRNQSFASTHFNQNSSRSHSIFSIRVLHIRPDAESGQNMHISELTVCDLAGSERCKEMRSAERMKEANNINTSLLTLGRCIAALRHNQTNKSRPAQVVPFRDSKLTRVLQGFFCGRGTSSMVVNINTCASIYDETLQALKFSAIASQLVHAPSTKTRVAYILSLLHEQANANDSTVLEEETEDSDVEDGDTTMLNTEHLLHAIDVLKREVQLQRDEKELLEANVREQVVSEMMEVISRMQNEFSETLDVQIALVENRSEDRINNLQKHLKEFYSQELKERDQEIEELALALEKKMACEAGPSSAPQPEPEGPRRSQRLSTQKVDARLRQELEQCRAELLSKTQEVSQLKIQLEAPGSAGTNTAVRKLEEGQRNLRQLRSDLQKLGTDLQSGERACCRNTGGERLRQALAAADEKIIKQDQILVELQNGLTLVKADLRRMADTPAQPVSLPRLAFATPTSCKKRGCGAAAAADSENKPPQKKPFYHSLFPSRTPTRKYNTRNAADANLTPYSRILRSRQQSPPPSPLPTPRSLRGKY from the exons ATGGCGTTTTCTTTGTCCACGACGTGTGCCTCCCCTTTAGACGAAGGGGAGGACATGGCTGTATTTGAGTCCACAGCAGCAGACTATAGAGGATTCGACGTGCCACGTTTGCCTGAGCTCTCTGTCATATCGCCGGGCTTGGACACCCGGCCTTCCACCACGGAGACG aAGTTGCCTTCAAAACCTGCAGTGGTGAGGCAAGAAAGTGGCGATAAAGGCGAGACAGAGAGAGTCAAAGTCTTCCTGCGCATACGACCCCTCACAGAGGTGGAAAGAGAGAGGGGTGAAGAGCAG GAATGTGTGGACGTGCAAGATGAAGCGACTCTGCTGCTCAAAGCTCCGAAATGCTCACAAAACATGAAGATGGCAGAAAGGGGCATCTCTCAGAGCATGCACAAGTTCACTTTCTCCAAG ATTTGTGGCCCAGAAACAACACAGCAAGCCTTCTATGAGTGCACCATGAAGGAGAtggtcaaaaatgttcttcagGGAGAGAATAGACTCCTATACACGTACGGAGTCACCAATTCTGGAAAGACTTACACTGTTCAAG gcacTGGTCGCGATGCGGGCCTCCTCCCCAGAGCTTTAGTGTCTCTGTTTCGAAAATTGCAAGGTCGTCTGTATGAGGGCATGGACCTGAAGCCTGTCTTGTACCAGGACGTGAGGCATCTGGAACCCTCTGAGGTCAGAGTGGAGGAAATTCGCAGAAACTCTCTGCTCAAAGAG GATGAGAACCCGAGTTCTTATCGAGGGGCCAACACAACCACTTGGGACAGCGGCATTGGAGGACTTTCTGCTACCAGCCGCATTGCTACCCAACTGGAAG CCTGTGACAGCGTGTGCCTGGAGCCCGACAGCCTCTCCAACAGCGGCGGTGACGACCTTGAGAAAGGGCTGCAGTTCTCCATCTGGGTGTCCTTCTATGAGATCTACAACGAGTTCCTTTACGACCTCCTGGACGCCGCGCCCTCCCTGCAGCCGAGAAAGAGGATCACGCTGCGGCTGAGCGACGACAAGCACGGCAATCCCTACGTGAAGG ACCTCACATGGGTTCAGATCTGCAGTGCAGAGGAAGCTTGGAAGATTCTGAGAGCCGGTCATCGTAATCAAAGTTTTGCCAGCACACATTTCAACCAAAACTCGAGTCGTAG CCACAGCATTTTCTCTATTCGTGTCCTGCACATCCGCCCAGATGCAGAATCTGGTCAGAACATGCACATCAGCGA ACTGACTGTGTGCGATCTAGCCGGGTCGGAACGCTGCAAAGAGATGCGCAGCGCTGAACGGATGAAAGAAGCAAACAACATCAACACCTCCCTCCTTACCCTGGGGCGCTGTATTGCTGCTCTGAGACACAACCAGACCAACAA GTCACGGCCAGCTCAAGTGGTGCCCTTCAGGGACAGTAAGCTGACGCGGGTGCTTCAGGGTTTCTTCTGTGGCCGAGGAACTTCCAGCATGGTGGTCAACATTAACACATGCGCCTCCATCTATGACGAGACCCTCCAAGCGCTCAAGTTCTCGGCTATCGCTTCCCAA CTGGTCCATGCACCCTCCACAAAAACCAGAGTGGCCTATATCCTGTCTCTGTTGCATGAGCAAGCCAATGCGAATGACAGCACAGTGTTGGAAGAGGAGACAGAAGACAGCGATGTTGAAGATGGCGATACTACCATGTTGAATACAGAG CATTTGCTGCACGCCATTGACGTCCTGAAGCGCGAGGTGCAGCTCCAGCGGGACGAAAAAGAACTTCTCGAGGCCAACGTGAGGGAGCAGGTTGTTTCTGAGATGATGGAGGTCATTTCCAGGATGCAAAATGAATTCAG TGAGACCTTGGACGTGCAGATAGCTCTGGTTGAAAACCGCAGCGAGGACAGAATAAACAACCTGCAGAAACATTTAAAGGAATTCTACAGCCAAGAGTTAAAG GAGCGTGATCAGGAGATTGAAGAATTGGCCCTCGCCTTGGAGAAAAAGATGGCTTGCGAGGCAGGCCCCAGCTCTGCGCCCCAGCCAGAACCCGAGGGGCCTCGCCGGTCCCAGCGCCTCAGCACGCAGAAGGTAGACGCCCGACTGCGTCAGGAGCTTGAACAGTGTCGGGCTGAGCTGCTTAGCAAGACACAGG AGGTATCGCAGCTGAAGATCCAACTGGAGGCACCAGGCTCAGCGGGCACCAACACTGCCGTCCGCAAGCTGGAAGAGGGACAAAGG AACCTGCGCCAGCTGCGCTCGGATTTGCAGAAGCTCGGCACGGACCTGCAGTCGGGCGAACGGGCCTGCTGCCGCAACACGGGCGGCGAGAGGCTGAGGCAGGCTTTGGCTGCCGCAGATGAAAAGATCATCAAACAG GACCAAATCCTAGTGGAGCTGCAAAACGGCCTGACGCTCGTCAAGGCCGACTTGAGGCGCATGGCCGACACTCCGGCCCAGCCCGTCTCGCTCCCCCGCCTGGCCTTCGCCACGCCGACTTCTTGCAAGAAGCGGGGATGCGGCGCGGCGGCCGCCGCCGACTCTGAGAACAAGCCTCCTCAGAAAAAGCCCTTCTACCACTCTTTGTTCCCCAGCCGCACGCCGACGCGCAAATACAACACGCGCAACGCCGCAGATGCTAACCTGACCCCGTACTCTCGGATCCTGAGGTCACGCCAGCAGTCTCCGCCTCCGAGCCCTTTGCCCACACCTCGCAGCCTACGTGGGAAGTACTGA